In the genome of Calliopsis andreniformis isolate RMS-2024a chromosome 10, iyCalAndr_principal, whole genome shotgun sequence, one region contains:
- the LOC143184869 gene encoding uncharacterized protein LOC143184869, whose amino-acid sequence MWRYRTIGQLALVALLCVHAQDAEMRLKRSPFAPSEAQFWTQPLASPGIGGLGGGLGGGFGGGFGGGGGGGGGGGYGGGYGGGGGGGGGGGGGGGGGYGGGKGGGFGGGLGGGGGSCGGGSCGSGSGLGGGSGLGGGGGSGLGGGGGSGLGGGGGSGLGGGGGLGGGSGLGGGHGGAGGHGSAGGHGGAGGHGGAGGLGGGQGGAGGLGGGHGGGLGGGGGLGGGSGLGGGHGGGLGGGGGLGGGSGLGGGSGLGGGNGLGGGHGGGLGGGSGLGGGHGGGNGLGGGCGGRGCGGGPGGFGGSGTGAGAGGYGGAGGHGGGHGGGHGGGVTKTGGYGGAGAGSYGGAGGGAGAGGYGGAGSGAGAGGYGGGAGGAGAGGYGGGAGGAGAGGYGGGAGGAGAGGYGGSSGGAGAGGYGGAGGGAGAGGYGGAGGGAGAGGYGPSKVGGGGYGGGAGAGGGAGAGGGAGAGGYGSGKLGGGAGGYGGAGSGAGAGGYGGAGGAGAGGYGGAGGAGAGGYGGGAGGAGSGGYGGAGGGAGSGATASASANANAGGFGGLGGYGGYGGHGGHGIDLFSRMGDIDEGVNESGKVDGAKGVYSSSAANIDSSGKGTYKVAAGKTT is encoded by the exons ATGTGGCGGTATCGGACAATCGGGCAACTTGCCCTAGTGGCCCTTCTCTGCGTTCACGCTCAAG ATGCAGAAATGAGACTGAAGCGCAGCCCATTTGCGCCTAGTGAAGCACAGTTCTGGACGCAACCTCTAGCAAGCCCAGGAATTGGTGGATTAGGAGGTGGACTGGGTGGTGGATTTGGCGGAGGATTTGGTGGAGGCGGTGGCGGTGGAGGTGGTGGAGGCTATGGTGGAGGATATGGTGGTGGTGGCGGCGGAGGCGGCGGTGGTGGAGGCGGTGGAGGTGGTGGATACGGAGGAGGCAAAGGTGGTGGCTTTGGCGGCGGACTCGGTGGGGGCGGCGGTAGTTGCGGTGGAGGAAGTTGTGGAAGTGGCAGCGGCCTTGGCGGTGGTAGTGGCCTTGGAGGAGGTGGTGGTAGCGGCCTTGGAGGAGGTGGTGGTAGCGGACTTGGAGGAGGTGGTGGTAGTGGACTTGGAGGCGGCGGCGGCCTCGGTGGTGGAAGCGGACTTGGCGGCGGCCATGGCGGTGCTGGCGGCCATGGCAGTGCTGGCGGTCATGGTGGTGCTGGAGGCCATGGTGGTGCGGGCGGACTAGGCGGCGGCCAGGGAGGTGCTGGCGGTCTTGGTGGTGGTCATGGAGGTGGCCTCGGTGGTGGAGGCGGACTTGGAGGTGGCAGTGGTCTTGGTGGTGGCCATGGAGGTGGCCTCGGTGGTGGAGGCGGACTTGGAGGTGGCAGTGGTCTTGGCGGTGGTAGCGGCCTTGGTGGTGGTAATGGCCTTGGTGGAGGTCATGGAGGTGGGCTAGGCGGCGGTAGTGGCCTTGGTGGTGGCCATGGCGGCGGCAATGGGCTTGGAGGTGGTTGTGGTGGCAGAGGCTGCGGCGGAGGTCCTGGTGGATTTGGAGGGTCTGGTACCGGAGCCGGCGCTGGAGGCTATGGCGGTGCTGGTGGCCATGGAGGTGGACATGGTGGTGGTCACGGAG gcggaGTAACCAAAACTGGTGGTTACGGTGGAGCAGGAGCTGGTAGTTATGGCGGTGCTGGCGGAGGAGCTGGCGCAGGTGGCTATGGAGGAGCTGGTAGTGGAGCTGGAGCTGGTGGTTATGGTGGTGGCGCTGGAGGCGCAGGAGCTGGTGGTTACGGTGGTGGCGCTGGAGGTGCAGGAGCTGGTGGTTACGGTGGTGGCGCTGGAGGTGCAGGAGCTGGTGGTTATGGTGGTTCTAGCGGTGGAGCAGGCGCTGGTGGCTATGGAGGAGCTGGTGGTGGAGCTGGAGCTGGTGGTTACGGCGGTGCTGGCGGTGGCGCAGGCGCTGGTGGATATGGTCCCAGTAAAGTTGGAGGTGGTGGCTACGGTGGTGGGGCTGGTGCTGGAGGTGGAGCAGGCGCTGGAGGTGGAGCGGGCGCTGGTGGATATGGTTCTGGTAAACTCGGAGGCGGCGCAGGTGGCTACGGTGGTGCAGGAAGTGGAGCAGGCGCTGGTGGATACGGTGGTGCAGGAGGAGCAGGCGCTGGTGGATACGGTGGCGCGGGAGGAGCAGGCGCTGGTGGATACGGTGGTGGCGCTGGAGGAGCAGGCTCTGGTGGATACGGTGGTGCTGGCGGTG GCGCAGGATCAGGTGCGACAGCATCTGCATCCGCGAATGCAAACGCTGGTGGCTTCGGAGGTCTAGGCGGTTATGGCGGTTATGGTGGTCACGGAGGTCATGGAATAGA cCTTTTCTCTCGTATGGGAGACATCGACGAGGGCGTAAACGAGAGCGGTAAAGTAGATGGTGCGAAAGGAGTTTATAGCAGTAGCGCAGCCAATATCGATTCCTCAGGAAAAGGCACGTACAAAGTGGCGGCGGGCAAAACCACGTAA